The following are encoded together in the Zingiber officinale cultivar Zhangliang chromosome 8A, Zo_v1.1, whole genome shotgun sequence genome:
- the LOC122011064 gene encoding putative UPF0481 protein At3g02645 yields MIPFHVNNLDEIQWVDIVRRALEEELQCVDDDHPATISDVPKPLLCSKPEAYVPQMVALGPFHRHRQELHDMERYKIASAKRLQSLLPGANFHHIVNFFIKIELQIRAHYRRYLKFSGETLAWMMAVDVSFLLEFLRIFAVKNGEVLLGRTSSRLSHLVGCDRRTSAYNLLLCDVIMLENQIPLFLLHKVLELQHSSLQIAVEASFPVLIGFLKEVSPFKMLEISPWIDLGRYTHLLELLYHTVAPISEDHFETIEGDEMKSNQESIHFIKLFVKSTLEFISNRARTFILAVLKFLVTIPWRTMKSIPAMSIFTHPVEQLLFSQNDHTHPGPARDSNRMPLLEEIRIPSVTELTKAGIRFSATNGDISTIQFDAKSAVLNLPRISIDINAETVLRNLVAYETSIGSRPLLLSRYVELMNGIIDTAEDARLLSLAGVVSNHLKSDDEVAQLWNSMTRCVRLTRVENLDKVIEEVNRYYNGRWRVKMRKLMKNYVATAWECLALLVVVLFVLIASVQAFCVLFGCHPRYHGRRLL; encoded by the coding sequence ATGATCCCTTTCCATGTTAATAATCTCGATGAGATCCAATGGGTTGACATAGTCCGTCGAGCCCTCGAGGAAGAACTCCAATGCGTCGACGACGACCACCCGGCCACCATCTCCGACGTCCCCAAGCCATTACTCTGCAGCAAACCTGAAGCTTACGTTCCTCAAATGGTCGCCTTGGGCCCTTTCCACCGCCACCGCCAGGAACTCCACGACATGGAACGCTACAAGATCGCTTCCGCCAAGAGATTGCAAAGCCTCCTTCCCGGAGCTAACTTCCACCACATAGTCAACTTCTTCATCAAGATCGAGCTTCAAATTCGCGCTCACTATCGCAGGTACCTTAAGTTCAGCGGCGAGACATTGGCATGGATGATGGCCGTCGACGTCTCTTTCTTGCTCGAATTCCTCAGGATCTTCGCCGTGAAAAATGGAGAAGTACTTCTCGGCAGAACCTCTTCGAGATTGTCTCATTTGGTCGGCTGCGATAGGAGAACATCAGCATACAACTTGCTACTCTGCGACGTCATAATGCTGGAGAATCAAATCCCACTCTTCTTGCTGCACAAAGTCCTCGAGCTGCAGCATTCGTCGTTGCAAATCGCGGTTGAAGCCTCTTTTCCTGTACTTATTGGATTCTTGAAAGAAGTTTCTCCGTTCAAGATGTTGGAGATCTCCCCATGGATCGACCTTGGACGGTACACCCATTTGCTAGAGCTTCTTTATCACACTGTCGCTCCGATTTCAGAGGATCATTTTGAAACCATAGAAGGAGATGAAATGAAGAGCAACCAAGAATCGATCCATTTCATTAAGTTGTTCGTTAAATCAACTCTAGAATTCATCTCGAATCGAGCCCGAACCTTCATCTTAGCGGTGTTGAAATTCCTGGTGACGATACCATGGAGAACCATGAAAAGCATTCCGGCTATGTCAATCTTCACACACCCAGTGGAGCAACTCCTCTTCTCCCAAAATGATCACACTCATCCCGGACCAGCTCGAGACAGCAACAGAATGCCATTGTTGGAAGAGATAAGGATCCCTTCGGTGACTGAGCTAACAAAAGCTGGCATCAGATTCTCTGCCACTAATGGAGATATCTCCACAATCCAGTTCGATGCAAAATCTGCAGTATTAAACCTGCCAAGAATCAGCATCGACATCAATGCTGAAACAGTACTGAGAAACTTGGTGGCTTATGAGACTTCGATCGGGTCTCGACCTTTGTTGTTGTCAAGGTACGTGGAGCTAATGAACGGGATTATCGACACCGCAGAGGACGCGAGGCTGCTGAGCCTGGCAGGGGTGGTGTCGAACCATTTGAAGAGCGACGATGAAGTGGCACAACTGTGGAACAGCATGACCAGGTGTGTGAGGCTCACCAGGGTGGAGAATTTGGACAAGGTGATTGAGGAGGTGAACAGGTATTATAATGGGAGATGGAGAGTGAAGATGAGAAAGTTGATGAAGAATTATGTGGCTACTGCCTGGGAATGCCTCGCTCTCTTGGTGGTCGTTTTGTTCGTCTTGATCGCGAGTGTTCAAGCTTTTTGTGTGCTATTTGGATGCCATCCCAGATACCATGGAAGAAGACTTCTATGA